From Chryseobacterium shandongense, the proteins below share one genomic window:
- a CDS encoding HIT family protein, whose translation MSTIFTKIINGEIPSYKIAEDENFIAFLDAMPLVKGHTLVVPKKETDLIFDLESEEYKNLWGFAQEIAKKIKAAIPCVRVGVAVVGLEVPHAHIHLIPLNKVEDMNFKNERLKLSDQEYTEIQNSIINY comes from the coding sequence ATGAGCACAATATTCACAAAGATCATTAATGGCGAAATTCCCTCCTATAAAATTGCCGAAGATGAAAATTTTATCGCTTTTCTGGATGCAATGCCTTTGGTAAAAGGTCATACTTTGGTAGTTCCTAAAAAAGAAACGGACCTTATTTTTGATCTGGAAAGTGAAGAATATAAAAATCTCTGGGGTTTTGCTCAGGAGATTGCTAAAAAAATTAAGGCGGCAATACCGTGTGTACGGGTTGGAGTAGCTGTGGTAGGACTTGAAGTTCCTCATGCTCATATTCATCTGATTCCCCTCAACAAGGTGGAAGATATGAATTTTAAAAATGAAAGACTGAAATTATCAGATCAAGAGTATACTGAAATTCAGAACTCGATTATTAATTACTAA
- the greA gene encoding transcription elongation factor GreA: MASYVTKEGLDKMKAELEQLETVERPKITQQIAEARDKGDLSENAEYDAAKEAQGMLEMRISKLKDIIATSKIIDESQLDTSKVSILTTVRLMNNATKKEQVFTLVPDNESDLKAGKISVNTPIAKGLLGKAVGETADITLPNGNKLSFEVLEITL; this comes from the coding sequence ATGGCAAGCTATGTTACAAAGGAGGGATTAGACAAAATGAAAGCTGAGCTGGAACAGTTGGAAACTGTGGAAAGACCAAAAATCACCCAACAGATTGCAGAAGCAAGAGATAAGGGAGATCTGTCTGAAAATGCAGAATATGATGCTGCGAAAGAAGCTCAGGGAATGCTGGAAATGAGAATTTCTAAGCTGAAAGATATTATTGCTACTTCCAAGATCATAGACGAAAGTCAGCTGGATACTTCAAAAGTTTCTATTCTTACCACAGTAAGATTGATGAATAATGCCACAAAAAAAGAGCAGGTATTTACTTTGGTTCCCGATAATGAAAGTGATCTCAAAGCGGGAAAAATTTCTGTGAATACCCCTATTGCAAAAGGTCTTTTAGGTAAAGCTGTTGGTGAAACGGCAGATATTACGCTTCCTAACGGAAACAAGCTTTCTTTTGAAGTATTAGAAATTACCCTTTAA
- the dtd gene encoding D-aminoacyl-tRNA deacylase, which yields MKVIIQRVSESHVKVDGNIVGEIGKGLMLLVGIDENDTETDADWLVQKILNLRIFGDENGKLNLSVQDIKGEILCISQFTLIADYKKGNRPSFIKAAKPDKAIPLFDYFKQEISKSGLKTESGIFGADMKVSLINDGPVTIVMDSVTKA from the coding sequence ATGAAAGTTATTATTCAAAGAGTATCAGAATCTCATGTAAAAGTAGACGGGAATATTGTAGGAGAAATCGGGAAAGGACTTATGCTTCTTGTGGGAATTGATGAAAATGATACGGAAACCGATGCAGACTGGCTTGTACAGAAAATACTCAATCTCAGAATTTTCGGGGATGAAAATGGAAAGCTCAACCTTTCGGTGCAGGATATTAAAGGAGAAATTCTCTGTATCAGTCAATTTACGTTGATAGCAGATTACAAAAAAGGTAACCGCCCGTCTTTCATTAAAGCGGCAAAGCCGGATAAAGCGATTCCACTGTTTGATTATTTTAAACAAGAAATCTCAAAATCCGGACTGAAAACCGAGAGCGGCATCTTTGGTGCAGACATGAAAGTTTCATTAATTAACGACGGACCGGTAACAATTGTGATGGATTCCGTTACAAAAGCTTAA
- a CDS encoding FKBP-type peptidyl-prolyl cis-trans isomerase: MKKTLFTLVLLAGTHLTFAQKSYTDEQKASYYIGQDIAENMKKQGFPADPDLLAQGFKDAFGEKASLFPKEEMAAFMQNFMQKQNEKKQAEAKVKAEENKKKSTEFLAKNKLNKNIKTTASGLQYEVLKEGDGKTKPTATSTATVTYTGKLMDGTVFDSTDKNGGKPIELNLSGVIKGWTEGIQLMSKGAKYRFYIPSDLAYGDNGAGGVIPPGATLIFDVELVDFK; encoded by the coding sequence ATGAAAAAAACATTATTTACGTTAGTTCTTTTAGCAGGAACACATCTTACATTCGCTCAGAAATCTTATACTGATGAGCAAAAAGCTTCTTATTACATTGGGCAAGACATTGCCGAAAACATGAAAAAACAAGGCTTTCCGGCAGATCCAGATTTATTGGCTCAGGGATTTAAAGATGCCTTCGGAGAGAAGGCAAGCTTGTTTCCTAAAGAAGAAATGGCTGCTTTCATGCAAAATTTTATGCAGAAGCAGAATGAGAAAAAACAAGCTGAAGCTAAAGTAAAAGCAGAAGAAAATAAAAAGAAAAGCACTGAATTTTTAGCAAAAAACAAGCTTAACAAGAATATTAAAACCACAGCAAGCGGTTTGCAATACGAAGTTCTTAAAGAAGGCGACGGAAAAACGAAGCCAACGGCCACAAGTACAGCTACCGTTACATACACCGGAAAGCTGATGGACGGAACTGTATTCGATTCTACAGATAAAAACGGTGGAAAACCAATTGAGCTGAATCTTTCGGGAGTAATTAAGGGATGGACGGAAGGAATCCAGTTGATGTCCAAAGGAGCAAAATACAGATTTTATATCCCGTCTGATCTTGCTTACGGAGACAACGGAGCAGGCGGTGTGATCCCTCCCGGAGCAACGCTTATTTTTGATGTTGAGCTGGTAGATTTTAAATAG
- a CDS encoding DUF1361 domain-containing protein, with amino-acid sequence MTLFCFSLSLFRYYISETKVFLFLNWNLFLAWIPFFISSFLVIFKIRSKLSLVVAITVWILFFPNSPYILTDLFHLRNRNSIPIWYDLVVILSYAWTGLFCGFVSLLDIEKLLSDYCRRSVINIMTISFLFITSFGVYLGRFLRWNSWDILSNPFGLFNDILLRIVYPTNHIQTWGVTVFMGVMLNFMYFMMKSVRNLNRPTFAIKNQQT; translated from the coding sequence ATGACACTTTTTTGTTTTAGTCTTTCGCTGTTCAGATATTACATCAGTGAAACAAAAGTTTTTTTATTTCTTAACTGGAATTTATTCCTTGCGTGGATTCCGTTTTTTATCAGCAGTTTTTTAGTGATTTTTAAAATCAGAAGTAAACTGTCACTTGTTGTTGCAATAACCGTATGGATCTTATTTTTCCCAAATTCACCATACATTCTTACCGATCTTTTCCATCTGAGAAACAGAAATTCCATACCAATATGGTACGATCTGGTTGTTATCCTTTCTTATGCCTGGACTGGATTATTCTGTGGATTTGTAAGTCTGCTGGACATTGAAAAATTATTGTCAGATTATTGTAGAAGATCAGTCATCAACATCATGACCATTTCATTTTTATTCATTACAAGCTTCGGAGTTTATCTGGGTAGATTCTTACGGTGGAACAGCTGGGATATTTTAAGTAATCCTTTTGGTCTTTTTAATGATATTTTATTAAGAATTGTTTATCCAACGAATCATATACAAACTTGGGGTGTAACAGTTTTTATGGGAGTGATGCTTAACTTTATGTATTTCATGATGAAGTCTGTAAGAAATCTTAACAGGCCAACTTTTGCTATAAAAAACCAGCAAACATGA
- a CDS encoding DUF4153 domain-containing protein has protein sequence MKTHHYIFLTTLLFVVVFYDQNVGLNLGIIGIIYAVLTLFRTPEKNRTKSFIFLFITSVLSGIAFAWYGDFPSFLAVATSLLLLGYRSRNRRMKILLLIPVFVTNCFTAFFRILNFDAWLPKRNVSGLWQKTLAFVIIPLILISVFFGIYSAGSDHFANLFTNIELDLNFWQLLAMIVLGFFIAFNYWNFAVERFVYKSNRLLDNSFGEKDKIQKATYSFLDLDAERMSGVISLFALNILLVFFIITYNYEQFYESVKSPVKLSAETHERVNAVIMSILMSIVVIMFYFKSSFNFDPKAGLLKILAKVWIVLNAVLIISTMIKNSEYIINYGFTYKRLGVYAFLILALIGLVTTFIKIQKQKRNIFLFNTMAWYIYGVILVCSYINWGGIITSENMKRRDFALNYHKTQINFSEKQLLKYAEEKHDNALKSEILNLERVKFQRNEKFLSKVLYYQNLK, from the coding sequence ATGAAAACACATCATTATATATTTCTCACGACACTGCTTTTTGTTGTTGTATTTTATGACCAGAATGTAGGTCTCAATCTCGGAATTATCGGAATTATTTATGCCGTGCTTACACTTTTCAGAACACCTGAAAAAAACAGAACCAAATCGTTTATTTTTCTTTTCATAACAAGTGTTCTTTCAGGTATTGCTTTCGCCTGGTACGGAGATTTTCCTTCTTTTTTAGCGGTGGCGACTTCACTTTTATTATTAGGCTACCGCTCAAGGAACCGAAGGATGAAAATTCTCTTGCTCATTCCCGTATTTGTAACTAACTGCTTTACGGCATTTTTCAGGATTCTGAATTTTGATGCATGGCTCCCGAAAAGGAATGTTTCCGGATTGTGGCAGAAGACATTGGCTTTTGTAATAATTCCTTTAATTCTGATCTCTGTTTTCTTCGGAATTTATTCTGCAGGAAGCGATCATTTTGCCAATTTATTTACTAATATTGAGCTTGATCTGAATTTCTGGCAGCTTTTGGCAATGATTGTTTTAGGATTTTTCATCGCCTTCAATTACTGGAATTTTGCAGTAGAGCGGTTTGTCTATAAAAGCAACCGATTATTGGATAACAGTTTTGGAGAAAAAGATAAAATTCAGAAGGCGACCTATTCTTTTCTTGATCTGGATGCTGAAAGAATGAGCGGTGTTATTTCTTTATTTGCATTAAATATTTTATTGGTATTCTTTATTATTACCTACAATTATGAACAGTTTTACGAATCGGTAAAAAGTCCGGTGAAACTTTCAGCAGAAACCCATGAAAGAGTAAATGCCGTAATTATGTCGATCCTCATGTCGATTGTGGTGATTATGTTTTACTTTAAATCAAGCTTCAATTTTGATCCGAAAGCCGGACTTTTGAAAATTTTAGCCAAAGTCTGGATTGTACTGAATGCCGTTCTCATTATTTCTACAATGATTAAGAACTCGGAATACATCATCAATTATGGGTTTACCTACAAAAGGCTGGGAGTGTATGCATTTTTGATTTTAGCATTAATTGGTTTGGTGACCACATTTATCAAAATTCAGAAACAAAAAAGAAATATTTTTCTTTTCAACACAATGGCCTGGTATATTTACGGTGTAATCCTCGTTTGCAGTTACATCAATTGGGGAGGAATCATTACTTCCGAAAATATGAAGCGTAGAGATTTTGCTTTAAACTATCATAAAACTCAAATTAATTTCAGCGAAAAACAATTATTAAAATATGCGGAAGAAAAACATGATAATGCTTTAAAATCTGAAATTTTAAATTTAGAAAGGGTTAAATTCCAACGAAATGAAAAATTCCTTTCTAAAGTTCTGTATTATCAGAATTTGAAGTAA
- a CDS encoding Coq4 family protein produces the protein MKKKRVQFLLFVYNKTQKLYRTYFKKKRRQWQFTEKQLLEFQEDSLGRKLGEFYKKHGFTMIPKMENHDVHHLITGCGTNFEDEIAMQFLLLGNGKLNAHLLAAIVLGSIILPEYYKIYIKAYKKGQNMRPFHQWDFEALLWQNFEHLKDFIQQENTTVLY, from the coding sequence ATGAAAAAAAAACGCGTGCAATTTCTTCTGTTCGTTTACAACAAAACCCAGAAGCTCTACAGAACCTATTTTAAGAAAAAGAGAAGACAATGGCAGTTTACCGAAAAGCAACTGCTGGAATTCCAGGAAGACTCTTTAGGCCGGAAACTAGGAGAGTTTTATAAAAAACACGGATTCACAATGATTCCTAAAATGGAAAACCATGATGTTCATCACCTGATCACGGGCTGCGGAACCAATTTCGAGGATGAAATTGCCATGCAGTTCCTGCTGTTGGGAAACGGAAAGCTGAATGCGCATCTTTTGGCAGCAATTGTTTTGGGAAGCATCATCTTACCGGAATATTACAAAATTTATATAAAAGCTTACAAAAAAGGACAAAACATGAGGCCTTTTCACCAGTGGGATTTCGAAGCGCTGCTTTGGCAAAACTTTGAGCACCTGAAAGATTTTATTCAGCAAGAAAATACAACCGTTCTATACTAA
- a CDS encoding winged helix-turn-helix domain-containing protein: protein MININQLNKEFESRVRLGIMSVLMVNDWVDFSEMKSLLEITDGNMASHSNALEKSGYIEVKKEFVGKKPKTSYRVTQSGREAFTEHINALEKLIGK, encoded by the coding sequence ATGATAAATATAAATCAACTCAATAAAGAATTCGAAAGCCGGGTAAGATTGGGCATTATGTCTGTTCTTATGGTCAATGACTGGGTTGATTTCTCCGAGATGAAAAGCCTGCTTGAAATTACGGATGGTAACATGGCAAGCCACAGCAATGCGCTTGAAAAATCCGGATATATTGAAGTGAAAAAAGAATTTGTAGGAAAGAAACCGAAAACTTCATACCGCGTTACTCAAAGCGGAAGAGAAGCATTTACCGAACATATTAATGCACTGGAAAAATTAATAGGGAAATAA
- a CDS encoding enoyl-CoA hydratase/isomerase family protein, whose translation MSEFVVSEFKNSIAEITFGTPKSNSLPGAILEQLAQTILDEGAKDEVKAILIKSEGSKAFCAGASFDELLEIEELEKSTKFFGGFAKVLNAMRNCGKIVVVRVQGKTTGGGVGIACGADYCFAVKEAALALTEINLGIGPFVIGPYVERKIGKSQFSAMAIDADFRSAEWAEQHNIYHSVSESIEEMDVKLEKFLETLASRSSDALALIKKVSWEGTDHFNELMPARIHMSASLILEDSAKKNIESIKERLRAK comes from the coding sequence ATGAGCGAATTTGTAGTATCTGAATTTAAAAACAGTATTGCCGAAATTACTTTCGGAACTCCGAAAAGCAATTCTCTTCCGGGAGCAATCCTTGAACAATTAGCCCAAACTATTCTTGATGAAGGCGCAAAAGATGAGGTAAAAGCCATTCTTATTAAAAGTGAAGGCAGCAAAGCATTCTGTGCAGGAGCAAGCTTTGATGAACTGCTTGAAATTGAAGAGCTTGAAAAATCCACAAAGTTTTTCGGAGGCTTTGCAAAAGTTCTGAATGCTATGAGAAACTGCGGTAAAATAGTAGTAGTAAGGGTGCAGGGGAAAACTACCGGCGGTGGAGTAGGTATTGCCTGTGGTGCGGATTATTGTTTTGCGGTAAAAGAGGCTGCTTTGGCTTTAACGGAAATCAATTTGGGAATCGGCCCGTTCGTAATCGGCCCTTATGTGGAAAGAAAAATCGGGAAGTCACAATTTTCGGCAATGGCTATTGATGCAGATTTCAGGTCGGCAGAATGGGCAGAACAGCATAATATTTACCATTCCGTTTCGGAAAGTATTGAAGAAATGGATGTCAAGCTGGAGAAATTCCTTGAAACCTTAGCGTCAAGAAGCAGTGACGCTTTAGCATTAATCAAAAAAGTTTCATGGGAAGGAACCGATCATTTTAATGAACTGATGCCTGCAAGAATTCACATGAGCGCCAGCCTGATTCTGGAAGATTCGGCAAAGAAAAATATTGAATCTATTAAAGAAAGACTAAGGGCGAAATAG
- a CDS encoding T9SS type A sorting domain-containing protein, producing MKSTLLSTLCGLFISMLTFGQTSTEQFETESNGSSSFTDNGVIFNILSAVNTYKVSGANPTSGWNGTSIDNRFIDNSGTGNQSAGTSFSIKTTSNLFKVNRFWLTAAAANGTLGVTGTITITGKLSGVTKFMQTKTVGFNSTTAITNGYTLIDMTNLNGQNYSNLVIDQLQITAGGNFQYLKFDAFTWVKDSGIVLAANEVKSSKKETNIYPNPTSGPLTIKAAENTKFDIYSEAGQLVKTIEAKKGVNQADITELPRGVYMVKSSSEAYKIIKQ from the coding sequence ATGAAAAGTACTTTACTTTCTACCCTTTGTGGTCTTTTTATTTCAATGCTTACATTTGGGCAAACCAGTACGGAACAATTTGAAACAGAATCCAACGGGAGCTCAAGCTTTACAGATAACGGAGTAATCTTTAACATTCTGTCCGCGGTAAACACCTATAAAGTATCGGGAGCAAATCCTACATCAGGATGGAACGGAACCTCTATTGACAACCGATTTATCGATAATTCCGGAACAGGAAATCAATCTGCGGGAACATCATTCAGCATTAAAACAACTTCAAACCTGTTTAAGGTGAACAGATTTTGGTTAACTGCAGCTGCTGCAAATGGTACATTAGGCGTTACCGGAACAATTACCATCACAGGAAAACTTTCCGGGGTAACAAAATTTATGCAAACCAAAACTGTAGGGTTTAATTCAACGACAGCTATTACTAATGGTTATACATTAATTGACATGACCAACCTAAACGGCCAGAATTACAGTAACCTTGTAATCGATCAGCTGCAGATTACTGCAGGAGGGAATTTCCAGTATCTAAAATTTGATGCTTTTACCTGGGTTAAGGACAGCGGGATTGTATTGGCTGCCAATGAAGTAAAATCTTCCAAAAAAGAAACAAACATCTATCCAAATCCAACAAGCGGCCCCCTTACGATTAAAGCTGCGGAAAATACAAAGTTTGACATCTACAGCGAAGCAGGACAGCTGGTAAAAACAATCGAAGCTAAAAAAGGAGTAAACCAGGCAGATATTACAGAACTTCCAAGAGGGGTTTATATGGTAAAATCTTCTTCAGAAGCTTATAAAATTATCAAACAATAA
- a CDS encoding SMUG2 DNA glycosylase family protein has product MNTFAEQVVSFNMNLKYEGNLPDDFQVLNPYVNNPETMIVMEQFYQKYYNDNRQRKFLVGINPSRHGAGVTGVPFTDTKRLESVCGIKMISAYTHEVSSVFVYDMISEYGGAEEFYKDIYINSPFPLAIVRKSKGSWINANYYDDKALFNDVKDFMIDSLRKHISLNLDASEVFIMGKKNADFISKLNQEAHLFEKMTVLEHPRYIQQYKSKEKQLYIDKYIVALK; this is encoded by the coding sequence ATGAATACCTTCGCCGAACAAGTTGTTAGTTTTAATATGAATCTGAAATACGAAGGAAACCTTCCCGATGACTTTCAGGTTTTAAATCCCTATGTCAATAATCCTGAAACCATGATCGTCATGGAGCAGTTTTATCAGAAATATTACAATGACAATCGTCAAAGGAAATTTTTAGTTGGAATCAATCCCAGTCGCCATGGAGCCGGAGTTACGGGTGTGCCCTTCACGGATACCAAACGTCTGGAAAGTGTTTGCGGCATAAAAATGATTTCTGCTTATACGCATGAAGTCTCCTCCGTATTTGTCTATGACATGATTTCAGAATATGGCGGTGCAGAAGAATTCTATAAAGACATTTACATTAATTCACCTTTTCCACTGGCGATTGTCAGAAAGTCGAAAGGAAGCTGGATAAATGCCAATTACTATGATGATAAAGCTCTATTTAATGACGTGAAAGATTTCATGATTGATTCTCTAAGAAAACATATCAGTCTTAATCTTGATGCATCGGAAGTTTTTATCATGGGAAAGAAAAATGCAGATTTTATTTCTAAGCTTAATCAGGAAGCTCATCTTTTTGAAAAAATGACTGTGCTGGAACACCCGAGATATATTCAGCAATACAAATCCAAAGAAAAACAGCTGTATATTGATAAATATATTGTAGCCCTAAAATAA
- a CDS encoding XAC2610-related protein: MNYINFFFAALFIITIFYSCRKNENDDSYILDEKFVDSVHIGRESKSKVEVKKFTNLKTKDTFVLVIFYDLKKIWVESKDGYFHHWEQTHCYYFDKDGITGINAEISDFNSDGFKDFTYQSGIAGRGGNTIRKLFIYDPKSKGFIYIRNSDYYPNLSYNSDLKCINSLILTGSTTTSFLRIKGDSLDEFARVDVSDTIVVEEKDSLGKFRMIEKRKFTGDDYDFYKTFKKYKPLEY; the protein is encoded by the coding sequence ATGAATTATATAAATTTTTTTTTTGCTGCATTATTTATTATAACCATTTTTTATTCTTGCCGAAAAAATGAAAATGATGATTCATATATTTTAGATGAAAAATTTGTTGATAGTGTACATATCGGCAGAGAATCAAAATCAAAAGTTGAAGTTAAAAAATTTACCAATCTAAAAACAAAAGATACATTTGTATTAGTAATCTTTTACGATTTGAAAAAAATCTGGGTTGAATCAAAAGATGGTTATTTTCATCATTGGGAACAAACCCATTGTTACTACTTTGATAAAGATGGAATTACAGGAATTAATGCTGAAATTTCAGATTTCAATAGCGATGGTTTTAAAGATTTTACCTATCAAAGCGGAATAGCAGGAAGAGGTGGAAATACGATCCGAAAACTATTTATTTATGATCCTAAAAGCAAAGGATTCATTTATATTAGAAATTCAGATTATTATCCGAATCTTAGCTATAATTCAGACTTAAAATGTATAAATTCTTTAATTCTTACAGGGTCTACTACTACAAGTTTTCTTAGAATTAAAGGAGATTCTTTAGATGAGTTTGCGAGAGTTGATGTATCAGATACAATTGTAGTAGAAGAAAAAGATTCTTTAGGAAAATTCAGAATGATTGAAAAAAGGAAATTTACCGGAGATGATTATGATTTTTATAAAACTTTCAAAAAATATAAACCTTTAGAGTATTAA
- the paaZ gene encoding phenylacetic acid degradation bifunctional protein PaaZ has protein sequence MEKLKNYIYGQWIEGTGKGIPLYNAVNGEQVAVSDTEGLNFEQALDYGRTVGYKNLSSMTFYDRGEMLKKVALYLLERKKKYYELSYKTGATHVDSWVDIEGGFGTFFTYSGLAKRMLPNTPFWVDGDTQKISANGTFLGTHILTPSEGVSIQINAYNFPVWGMLEKLSTSLLAGVPSIVKPSPFGSYLTNAVFQDMIESGLLPEGAVQLVCGEPGNILDYVQDGDSVLFTGSANTGRKLKSLPSVAGNAVRFNMEADSLNCSILGLDAKPGTPEFDLFIKEVRNEMTTKAGQKCTAIRRIVVPENLIGDVQHALSKALDQTKIGNPLSRETRMGSLVGKQQYDEVVRKINLLKAETELIYDGKHELVDADYENGAFMSPKLFLNDKPFEKNISHDVEAFGPVSTLMPYKDAEEAAALAKRGKGSLVGSIVSHDNNFVAETSWKMASQHGRIFVLNRDSAKESTGHGSPLPTLMHGGPGRAGGGEEMGGLNGLHFFLQKTAIQGSPDILTAITKIYQQGAEKKYSDKHPFQKYFEEVEVGDSLETAGRTVTDADIVNFSNVSWDHFYAHTDATSLTGTIFDKTVAHGYFILSAAAGLFVSGKKGPVIANYGLENCSFFKPVYAGDTITVYLTAKEKINRGVKGRNIPSGVVKWLVEVVNQRDEIVCVATILTLVAKQSPFIHLNLKNIQKALNGLTESTQPDWGKMSPQQMIEHLEHGVLVSLGEPEADKCFTPEEQLEKWQDSLYNHRKMPKDFPAPFLAEDEKLLELRHKNLEAAKQSFMDNLKRFIIYYKENPQAEHMNFVFGKLNKEMWELMHRKHFTHHFEQFGLI, from the coding sequence ATGGAAAAATTAAAAAACTATATCTACGGCCAATGGATCGAAGGAACTGGAAAAGGAATTCCTTTGTACAATGCTGTCAATGGAGAACAGGTTGCTGTTTCCGACACGGAAGGTCTTAATTTTGAACAGGCTTTGGATTACGGAAGGACAGTGGGCTACAAAAATCTTTCATCCATGACATTCTACGATCGTGGGGAAATGCTGAAAAAAGTAGCGCTTTACCTTCTTGAAAGAAAGAAAAAATATTACGAATTATCGTATAAAACAGGAGCAACGCATGTAGATTCCTGGGTAGATATTGAAGGAGGTTTCGGTACATTCTTCACGTATTCAGGTTTGGCAAAAAGAATGCTTCCAAATACCCCGTTTTGGGTGGATGGTGATACGCAGAAAATTTCAGCAAACGGAACTTTTTTGGGAACGCATATTTTAACGCCGAGTGAAGGCGTTTCCATTCAGATTAATGCGTATAACTTTCCGGTTTGGGGAATGTTGGAAAAACTATCCACCTCTTTATTGGCGGGTGTTCCATCCATTGTAAAGCCTTCTCCGTTCGGTTCTTATTTAACGAATGCCGTTTTTCAGGATATGATCGAAAGCGGATTGCTTCCGGAAGGAGCAGTTCAGTTGGTTTGCGGTGAGCCTGGAAATATTCTGGATTATGTTCAGGATGGGGATTCTGTGTTGTTCACAGGTTCTGCCAATACAGGAAGAAAATTAAAATCGCTACCTTCGGTTGCAGGAAATGCGGTCCGTTTTAATATGGAAGCAGATTCTTTGAACTGTTCGATTCTTGGCCTGGATGCAAAGCCGGGAACTCCGGAATTTGATTTATTCATTAAAGAAGTCCGTAACGAAATGACCACTAAAGCCGGGCAAAAATGTACGGCAATCCGAAGAATTGTCGTGCCTGAGAATTTGATAGGCGACGTTCAGCATGCTTTGTCTAAAGCTTTAGATCAGACAAAAATCGGGAATCCGTTAAGCAGGGAAACAAGAATGGGATCTTTGGTTGGAAAGCAGCAGTATGACGAGGTGGTTAGGAAAATCAATTTGCTAAAAGCAGAAACCGAGCTGATTTACGACGGAAAACACGAACTGGTAGATGCCGATTACGAAAACGGAGCCTTTATGAGTCCGAAACTGTTCCTCAATGATAAGCCTTTTGAGAAAAATATCTCTCACGATGTTGAAGCTTTCGGTCCGGTTTCTACATTAATGCCTTACAAAGATGCGGAAGAAGCAGCGGCGCTGGCAAAAAGAGGAAAAGGAAGTTTAGTAGGTTCTATCGTTTCTCATGATAATAATTTCGTAGCTGAAACGTCCTGGAAAATGGCGTCACAGCACGGAAGAATCTTTGTGTTGAATAGAGACAGTGCGAAAGAAAGCACGGGTCACGGTTCTCCGCTTCCGACTTTAATGCACGGCGGCCCGGGAAGAGCCGGAGGAGGAGAGGAAATGGGCGGATTAAACGGTCTTCATTTCTTCCTTCAGAAGACAGCAATTCAGGGTTCTCCGGATATTTTAACAGCAATTACAAAGATTTATCAACAGGGCGCTGAGAAAAAATATTCAGACAAGCATCCTTTCCAAAAATATTTTGAAGAAGTTGAGGTTGGAGACTCTTTGGAAACGGCTGGAAGAACGGTTACTGATGCAGATATCGTGAATTTTTCCAATGTTTCATGGGATCATTTCTACGCACACACCGATGCAACGAGCTTAACAGGAACTATATTCGATAAAACTGTTGCGCACGGCTATTTCATTCTTTCCGCAGCGGCTGGATTGTTTGTTTCCGGAAAAAAAGGTCCGGTTATCGCAAATTACGGACTGGAAAACTGTTCGTTCTTCAAACCTGTTTATGCTGGAGATACGATTACAGTGTACTTGACTGCGAAAGAAAAAATCAACCGTGGCGTAAAAGGAAGAAATATTCCTTCCGGTGTAGTAAAATGGCTCGTTGAGGTCGTGAACCAAAGAGATGAGATCGTTTGTGTGGCTACAATTTTAACTTTAGTGGCAAAACAGTCTCCTTTCATTCATTTAAACTTGAAAAACATTCAAAAAGCATTAAACGGTTTAACGGAATCTACTCAGCCGGATTGGGGTAAAATGTCTCCTCAGCAAATGATCGAACATTTGGAGCATGGTGTTTTGGTAAGTCTTGGTGAACCGGAAGCCGACAAATGTTTCACTCCGGAAGAGCAGTTGGAAAAATGGCAGGATTCTCTGTACAACCACAGAAAGATGCCGAAAGATTTCCCGGCGCCGTTTTTAGCGGAAGATGAAAAGCTTTTGGAATTAAGACATAAAAACCTGGAAGCAGCCAAACAGTCTTTCATGGATAATCTGAAAAGATTTATCATTTATTATAAAGAAAATCCGCAGGCTGAACATATGAATTTCGTGTTCGGGAAACTCAATAAAGAAATGTGGGAATTAATGCACCGAAAACATTTCACGCATCATTTTGAGCAGTTTGGATTGATTTAA